One Cohnella candidum genomic region harbors:
- the addB gene encoding helicase-exonuclease AddAB subunit AddB, translated as MSLRLVTGRSGSGKSRFVMDEIRGKLREDPQGSPLVLLVPEQATFEAERTMASTPGLGGFLRVQVLSFRRLAYRVLQETGGLAVIPIHENGKAMLLHKVLETRREQLKLFRGGPSEAGLIARLNELLTEWKRYAVSADRVADAAGGGFGGAETPLLADKLHDLSLIYGDIEKELAGRWMDGEDMLARLAVGAASSDWLAEAEIWLDGFHGFTPGELAVIEGLLRRAKRVTVALCVDKPFGAGERPDELHPFHPTAETSARLCELAVAANVPVEPPVVLDPPSGPRFAGNPALAFLERNWERRTAVWQDDPEVLRPEHPSCGLSLHAASNRRAEAEAAVRDMLRRVREEGFRWRDLAVFVRRMEDYADLLSTVLSDYGIPYYLDGKAPVAHHPLVEFIRSALECAVGGWKSEAVFRCAKTDLLGTPERRVTRGEIDRLENYALAAGIDGWRWHDDRLWRPLSRGDLEEEGEAGARRESEADELIRIRDALLTPVRTLEKRLNKADSVRALCEALYGFLEETGAADVLESWSLADAAAGQPGRAVMHRPLWDGVMNVLDQLVELMGDAKPDVPLFAGMVDSGLEELKLGAVPPSLDAVLIGSPERTRSDRLKIVYFLGVNDGVLPMRIPENGLLSEPERERLSEAGLEMAPGAKRRLLDERFLAYLAFATPSVHLWVSWPLADDEGSGLLPSEWIRRLRRRFPGLPVTLEAAEPQPGDPEEKQLDFAVQPGRALTHVLTRLRQLRGGESPSPGWWSVYNWLMEREEWRGRLSRLLVSLRYKNEERPLAAETSSLLYGDRLLASVSRMERFVACPFRHFASHGLRLRERRLYRVDAPDIGQLFHAALRQTTEKLFAPDAGSVDAAVWQAEAAAAVERLLPRVQSQILLSSHRHGVMARKLRDIVAQASAMLGEQARLSAFRPVGLELGFGPDAPLPPLSLDLGNGRAMDIAGRIDRVDAAETPEGLLLRIMDYKSGAVKLKLDEVAHGLTLQMLTYLDVVVTHAPHWLGKPANPAGVLYFHVRNPLLPTANGMSPAEAQAAMLKQFRMQGLVLADGETVKLMDTSLEAGPKSTVIPVEFKKDGTFSARSQIADRSQWDVLRSSVRGQIRKIGKRIVEGDVAIAPYRMEKRSPCAHCEYRPVCQFDPELDGNRYQVLSKPGSREELWRKLGEEAERREPE; from the coding sequence ATGTCGCTGCGGCTCGTGACGGGTCGATCCGGGAGCGGGAAATCGCGTTTCGTGATGGACGAAATCCGCGGCAAGCTGAGGGAGGACCCGCAAGGCTCCCCGCTGGTGCTGCTCGTGCCCGAGCAGGCTACGTTCGAAGCGGAACGGACGATGGCTTCGACGCCGGGATTGGGCGGCTTCCTCCGGGTCCAGGTGCTCAGCTTTCGCAGGCTGGCGTACCGGGTGCTGCAGGAAACCGGCGGACTGGCCGTCATTCCGATCCATGAAAACGGCAAAGCGATGCTTTTACATAAAGTTTTGGAGACTCGGCGCGAACAACTGAAGCTGTTTCGGGGAGGCCCTTCGGAGGCCGGGCTCATCGCCCGGTTGAACGAGCTGCTGACGGAGTGGAAACGGTACGCGGTGTCTGCGGACCGGGTGGCGGACGCGGCCGGGGGCGGTTTCGGGGGAGCGGAGACGCCGCTGCTGGCGGACAAGCTGCACGATCTTTCCCTGATTTACGGAGACATCGAAAAGGAGCTCGCGGGCCGCTGGATGGACGGCGAGGACATGCTGGCGAGATTGGCCGTCGGCGCGGCTTCTTCGGATTGGCTGGCCGAGGCGGAAATTTGGCTGGACGGTTTCCATGGCTTCACGCCGGGTGAGCTGGCCGTAATCGAAGGGCTGCTTCGCCGGGCGAAGCGGGTGACGGTCGCCTTGTGCGTGGACAAGCCTTTCGGGGCGGGCGAACGGCCGGACGAGCTGCATCCGTTCCATCCGACGGCCGAAACGTCGGCGCGCCTGTGCGAGCTTGCCGTCGCGGCAAACGTTCCGGTCGAGCCGCCGGTCGTACTGGATCCGCCTTCGGGGCCGCGGTTCGCCGGCAATCCGGCGCTCGCGTTCCTCGAGCGGAATTGGGAACGGAGAACCGCCGTATGGCAAGATGACCCCGAGGTGCTCCGTCCGGAGCATCCTTCGTGCGGCCTGTCTCTTCATGCCGCGTCGAACCGGAGGGCGGAAGCGGAAGCCGCCGTCCGCGACATGCTGCGCCGCGTGAGGGAGGAAGGCTTCCGTTGGCGAGATTTGGCGGTGTTCGTGCGCCGGATGGAGGATTACGCCGACCTTCTGTCCACCGTTTTATCGGACTATGGAATCCCGTACTATTTGGACGGCAAAGCTCCCGTCGCCCATCACCCGCTCGTGGAATTCATCCGTTCGGCGCTCGAGTGCGCCGTGGGCGGCTGGAAATCCGAAGCGGTGTTCCGCTGCGCCAAGACGGACCTGCTCGGCACGCCGGAGCGCCGGGTCACCCGGGGAGAAATCGACCGGCTGGAGAACTACGCGCTCGCGGCCGGCATCGACGGCTGGAGATGGCATGACGACCGGCTTTGGCGTCCGCTTTCCCGAGGAGACCTCGAGGAGGAAGGTGAAGCCGGGGCGAGACGGGAATCGGAGGCCGATGAGCTGATCCGCATCCGTGACGCGTTGCTGACGCCGGTGCGGACGCTGGAGAAGCGCCTGAACAAAGCGGATTCGGTGCGGGCGTTATGCGAAGCGTTGTACGGGTTCCTGGAGGAGACGGGGGCCGCCGACGTGCTGGAAAGCTGGAGCCTTGCGGACGCCGCCGCCGGGCAGCCCGGCCGTGCCGTCATGCATCGCCCGTTGTGGGACGGCGTCATGAACGTGCTTGACCAGCTCGTGGAATTGATGGGCGACGCCAAACCGGACGTCCCGCTGTTCGCCGGCATGGTCGATTCCGGCTTGGAGGAGCTCAAGCTTGGCGCCGTGCCGCCTTCCTTGGATGCCGTGCTCATCGGCAGTCCGGAACGGACGCGGTCCGACCGGCTCAAAATCGTTTATTTCCTAGGCGTGAACGACGGGGTGCTGCCGATGCGGATTCCCGAAAACGGCCTGCTTTCGGAGCCGGAACGGGAACGGTTGTCGGAGGCGGGGCTGGAGATGGCGCCGGGCGCCAAACGGCGCCTGCTGGACGAGCGGTTTCTCGCCTATTTGGCGTTCGCGACGCCGTCCGTCCACCTCTGGGTGTCCTGGCCGCTCGCGGACGATGAAGGCTCGGGCCTGCTGCCGTCCGAATGGATCCGCCGTCTGCGGCGGCGTTTCCCCGGCCTTCCCGTGACCCTCGAAGCCGCGGAACCGCAGCCGGGGGATCCCGAGGAGAAACAGCTCGACTTCGCGGTGCAACCGGGCCGCGCACTCACGCACGTCCTGACGCGGCTGCGTCAGCTGCGCGGCGGGGAAAGCCCTTCGCCGGGCTGGTGGTCCGTTTACAATTGGCTGATGGAACGCGAGGAATGGCGGGGACGTCTGAGCCGCCTGCTCGTTTCTTTGAGATACAAGAACGAAGAACGGCCGCTGGCCGCGGAGACGAGCTCGCTGCTGTACGGAGACCGCCTGCTTGCCAGCGTGTCCCGCATGGAGCGTTTCGTCGCTTGCCCGTTCCGGCATTTCGCTTCCCATGGGCTCCGGCTGCGCGAACGCCGCCTGTACCGGGTCGACGCTCCGGACATCGGGCAGCTGTTCCATGCCGCGCTGCGGCAAACGACGGAGAAGCTGTTCGCGCCTGATGCCGGTTCCGTGGACGCGGCGGTTTGGCAGGCCGAAGCTGCGGCTGCGGTAGAGAGGCTGCTGCCGCGCGTGCAATCGCAAATCTTGCTGTCTTCCCATCGCCATGGGGTGATGGCCCGCAAGCTGCGCGATATCGTCGCCCAGGCGTCCGCCATGCTCGGCGAACAGGCCCGGCTGTCGGCTTTCCGGCCGGTCGGCTTGGAGCTGGGCTTCGGCCCGGACGCCCCGCTGCCGCCGCTTTCGCTCGATCTGGGCAACGGCCGGGCGATGGACATCGCCGGACGGATCGACAGGGTCGACGCGGCGGAGACGCCCGAAGGTTTGCTGCTGCGGATCATGGACTACAAATCGGGCGCGGTGAAGCTAAAGCTCGACGAAGTGGCGCATGGCCTGACGCTCCAGATGCTAACGTACCTGGACGTCGTCGTGACCCACGCGCCGCATTGGCTCGGCAAACCCGCGAACCCCGCGGGAGTGCTTTATTTCCACGTCCGCAATCCGCTGCTGCCTACGGCGAACGGCATGTCGCCCGCCGAAGCGCAGGCTGCCATGCTTAAGCAATTCCGGATGCAGGGACTGGTGCTGGCGGACGGCGAGACGGTGAAGCTGATGGACACATCGCTCGAAGCCGGCCCGAAATCGACGGTCATTCCCGTCGAATTCAAGAAGGACGGCACGTTTTCCGCCCGATCCCAGATCGCGGACCGCAGCCAATGGGACGTTTTGCGGTCTTCCGTTAGAGGACAGATCCGGAAAATCGGCAAAAGGATCGTGGAGGGCGACGTCGCCATCGCTCCGTATCGGATGGAGAAGCGCAGCCCTTGCGCGCATTGCGAGTATCGGCCGGTATGCCAGTTCGATCCCGAACTGGACGGCAACCGGTATCAAGTGCTGTCCAAGCCGGGCAGCCGCGAGGAATTGTGGCGGAAGCTCGGAGAGGAAGCGGAAAGGAGGGAGCCGGAATGA